The DNA window GTTGTTTATCAAATAGGTGCTTTAAACGGATTTTTGGCGACTTTTGGAGAGCAAATGCAACATGTTAAACCACATGGCGCTCTGTATAATATGGCGGCAAAAGATTCTGAGCTCGCACATGCAATAGCCCAAGCTGTTTACGACATTTCACCTTCATTAGTATTGTTTGGTTTAGCAGGTAGCGAACTAACAACTGCTGGTGAGAGCATTGGTTTACGCACAGCTCATGAGGTGTTTGCAGATCGTACATATCAGTCAGATGGATCATTAACTTCACGTCAACAAAGTGATTCACTTATTACAGATACGAACAAATCCGTTGCACAAGTAGTGAGAATGGTAACAGAAGGAAAAGTAATTTCTCAACAAAATACAGAAGTAAAGATGAAAGCGGATACAATTTGCATTCATGGGGATGGAGAAAGCGCTGTATCGTTCGCAAAATATATTAAAGAAACTTTGGAGAGTAACGATATTGTAATTTCCGCATCGTTTAAATAAGGGGGAGTTTGTATGGAAGAGCAAAAAATGCAAAAAGCAGGGTCGAAAAAGAAAGTCGGAAGAAGCGTCTTACTTGGTGCAGCCTTTTTAATGGCAACATCATCAATAGGACCGGGATTTTTAACACAAACCACAGTATTCACTCAACAACTTGCTGCTAGTTTTGGATTTGTTATATTAATTTCCATAATATTGGATGTTTTTGCACAAGTGAATGTGTGGAGAATTATCGCTGTGTCTGGACTTCGAGGTCAAGAAATTGCTAACAAAGTATT is part of the Psychrobacillus sp. FSL H8-0483 genome and encodes:
- a CDS encoding 5-oxoprolinase subunit PxpA, producing MFRVDLNCDLGESFGRYKLGEQKEILKYVTSANVACGFHAGDPSVMRETVKLAIENGVKIGAHPGLPDLNGFGRREMKITPQEGYDIVVYQIGALNGFLATFGEQMQHVKPHGALYNMAAKDSELAHAIAQAVYDISPSLVLFGLAGSELTTAGESIGLRTAHEVFADRTYQSDGSLTSRQQSDSLITDTNKSVAQVVRMVTEGKVISQQNTEVKMKADTICIHGDGESAVSFAKYIKETLESNDIVISASFK